A single genomic interval of Fibrobacter sp. UWB4 harbors:
- a CDS encoding ABC transporter ATP-binding protein: protein MSSLLQTVDLRRVFSETGEELEILKGVNFSMDAGELVALTGSSGSGKSTFLNLVGMLDTPTSGEILFKGKPLSKFNSEERDMYHRSHVGFVFQFHHLLTEFTALENVCVPGRILGTPEKECRERAEMLLETVGLKERLKHLPRELSGGERQRIAIARALMNNPSLVFADEPSGNLDEANSMKLNELFGELNEKFHQAFLIVTHDEKLAQFAKRRVIMHNGVIQNAE from the coding sequence ATGAGTAGTTTATTGCAAACTGTTGACCTTCGCAGGGTTTTCTCCGAGACGGGTGAAGAACTTGAAATCCTTAAGGGCGTGAACTTCTCGATGGACGCGGGCGAGCTTGTGGCGCTCACGGGTTCGTCGGGTTCCGGTAAATCGACTTTCTTGAATTTGGTTGGAATGCTCGATACGCCGACTTCGGGCGAAATTTTGTTTAAGGGAAAGCCGCTTAGTAAGTTCAATAGCGAAGAGCGCGATATGTACCACCGTTCGCATGTGGGATTTGTTTTCCAGTTCCATCATTTGCTCACTGAATTTACGGCGCTCGAAAATGTCTGTGTGCCGGGCCGCATTCTCGGGACTCCCGAAAAGGAATGCCGTGAACGCGCCGAGATGCTCTTGGAAACGGTTGGCCTCAAGGAACGCCTCAAGCATTTGCCGCGTGAACTTTCGGGCGGTGAACGCCAGCGAATTGCAATTGCGCGCGCTCTCATGAACAATCCGTCGCTTGTATTCGCGGACGAGCCGAGTGGCAACCTGGACGAGGCAAATTCGATGAAATTGAACGAACTCTTTGGTGAACTCAACGAAAAGTTCCATCAGGCGTTCTTGATTGTGACGCACGATGAAAAGCTTGCGCAGTTTGCCAAACGTCGTGTGATTATGCATAATGGCGTTATTCAGAATGCGGAGTAG
- a CDS encoding four helix bundle protein — protein MTQGYRDFVVWQQAMDVAVETYRLTSSFPKEEMFGLTSQMRRAAVSIASNIAEGEGRKSKNEFSHFLGIALGSKSELETQLILSERVNLLKTTDTEPIKKSLDDIGKMLTALRRKIGSQKNLE, from the coding sequence ATGACTCAAGGATATCGAGATTTCGTTGTTTGGCAACAAGCAATGGATGTCGCTGTTGAAACCTATCGTCTAACAAGTTCTTTTCCAAAAGAAGAAATGTTTGGTTTGACGTCTCAAATGCGCCGTGCCGCAGTCTCTATTGCTAGTAATATTGCTGAAGGTGAAGGTCGTAAATCAAAAAATGAGTTTTCTCATTTTCTTGGAATTGCTCTTGGTTCAAAATCTGAATTGGAAACGCAACTTATATTAAGTGAACGAGTCAATTTGTTAAAAACAACAGATACGGAACCTATAAAAAAGTCCCTTGATGATATTGGTAAAATGCTAACGGCTCTAAGGAGAAAAATCGGAAGTCAGAAAAATCTGGAGTAG
- a CDS encoding FtsX-like permease family protein: MNKLELLIAWRYLGAQRKSLFVSLIGIFSMLGVSIGVFALVVALAAVNGFEEEVTAQMIGKDAHFELMAYNGNPIGPYDSLTKEVHARVPDVVASSPFIVYKVGISSKKVNDGIVIYGIDPATAKGVTDIHKYIKWGSYSVDSLEDMSGKLRPGIILGTGLAARLRVVVGDKLVLQTFQSPDEAMSSGGPKMMMCVVSGIFETGTYEYDGNLAYVGISDLQKLLGMGNTVTGIQFRIKDHWKAGEAVDSMATWLSYPYYGMDWKSKNITLLKWMNYEKFIVAAVICLIILVAAFNIISSLIMVVIDKTKEIGILRSMGFSKAGVMRVFMLMGSFIGVGGTVVGGTIGLVLCKLQEAYHFIKLPGDVYVIPYFPISVHAIDVILIFVIGIVLCVSATLLPAWKASRLDPVGAIRHE, translated from the coding sequence ATGAACAAACTCGAACTTCTCATTGCTTGGCGTTACTTGGGGGCTCAACGTAAGAGTCTCTTCGTTTCGCTTATTGGTATTTTCAGTATGCTCGGCGTTTCCATTGGCGTGTTTGCGCTGGTGGTGGCGCTTGCGGCGGTCAACGGTTTCGAAGAAGAGGTCACGGCCCAGATGATTGGGAAAGATGCTCACTTTGAACTGATGGCGTACAATGGCAATCCGATTGGTCCGTACGATAGCTTGACTAAAGAGGTTCATGCTCGTGTGCCTGACGTTGTCGCTTCGTCGCCATTTATCGTTTACAAGGTGGGCATCAGCTCCAAGAAGGTGAACGACGGCATTGTCATTTACGGCATTGATCCGGCTACGGCCAAGGGAGTGACGGACATCCACAAGTACATCAAGTGGGGAAGTTACTCTGTCGATAGTTTGGAAGATATGAGCGGCAAGCTCCGTCCGGGAATTATTCTCGGGACTGGACTTGCGGCGCGCTTGCGCGTTGTCGTTGGTGACAAACTCGTGTTGCAGACGTTCCAGAGTCCGGACGAGGCGATGAGTTCGGGCGGCCCGAAGATGATGATGTGTGTGGTGAGTGGCATCTTCGAGACGGGCACTTACGAATATGATGGTAACCTTGCGTATGTCGGCATTTCGGATTTGCAGAAACTGCTTGGCATGGGGAACACCGTGACTGGCATCCAGTTCCGCATCAAGGATCACTGGAAAGCAGGCGAGGCGGTCGATAGCATGGCGACTTGGCTCTCTTATCCGTACTACGGAATGGATTGGAAGTCCAAGAACATCACGCTCCTCAAGTGGATGAATTATGAAAAGTTCATTGTGGCGGCGGTGATTTGCCTGATCATTCTCGTGGCGGCGTTCAACATCATCAGTTCGCTTATCATGGTCGTGATCGACAAGACAAAGGAAATCGGCATCTTGCGCAGTATGGGCTTTAGCAAGGCGGGCGTCATGCGCGTGTTCATGCTGATGGGCAGTTTCATTGGCGTGGGCGGTACCGTTGTGGGAGGGACTATTGGTCTTGTGCTTTGCAAGTTGCAGGAGGCCTACCACTTCATTAAGCTTCCGGGCGATGTGTACGTGATTCCGTATTTCCCGATTTCGGTGCATGCGATTGACGTGATTTTGATTTTTGTGATTGGTATTGTTTTGTGCGTGTCCGCGACGCTTTTGCCGGCATGGAAGGCAAGCCGTTTGGATCCTGTGGGGGCGATTAGACATGAGTAG
- a CDS encoding ATP-binding protein → MDYDYKTSKLWNETLGLTNDANQDKINILQASFIQTRERIAEFLGKIPSLFPGYTVHNISHSDALWQMTDIILTDSEIKINPVEAYVLGCSFLFHDLGMSPAIYNDYSSLRETDLWKDTYAYFIRETHAQDEAQRKADEETIRKQHTLNAKELPLFRFEAEKGFKKEYAYLIENPDLRESFGSTIGEIAASHGLAMDEIEKETLNEEISPSGFPSQWKLSPLKLACILRIADAIHITADRTPYILWFTQKLNNQSRLHWNFHSKLHNPSVQKGQLVYISNSAFSKSERDSWWLCHDTLKMINQELRDVDLLFSRLNIEPLGAYCVKDIDSPKALSTHIKVDGWTPVDIQMKVTNVSSLVQSLGGVALYGDNQLVPLREMVQNASDAIRARRKMDNEDESWGDINITIDTSSEEPFIEVEDTGIGMSEKVLAGPFLDFGTSFWHSSLMRDELPGLENSGFQSTGHFGIGFYSVFMLGDKVTVTTRRYDEHREDTRVLEFTAGSKSRPLLRRAEQNEYIKNGGTKIRVHLKDPSKLSDELAETKVPIDSYIASLFSCMDCNIYLTTNMTSKKKIISANDWKTMDPFDFLKRIHANNKRKYYHFGDKEINDAYLKEISSRVRLVKNQKGDILGRGCLDANVDGFLTVGGIAAGNTRRYMGVLTATCHEANRYRAYPCISESDFKKWIEEQVEILSEDLSWEKDDPDFQIASVVHAFCANTKNLHVAYYKGKPVNYNDIKQIINTTAYNKYVIFQKTMTDILEEHNIVYSDNTFWSVSFIPYILRSSNFRMLRTFNRHDYFPIYKETMILSTIIAKACAEVWQEDVNLITKESTIDQPIKEVVGTISGKEIIEACDYVITKSPKEAPN, encoded by the coding sequence ATGGATTACGACTATAAGACATCAAAATTATGGAATGAAACTCTTGGTTTAACTAATGATGCAAACCAAGATAAAATCAATATACTACAAGCATCCTTTATCCAAACAAGAGAGCGAATTGCAGAGTTTCTTGGCAAAATACCATCTTTATTTCCGGGATATACCGTACATAATATATCGCATTCAGACGCATTATGGCAAATGACGGACATCATTTTAACAGATTCTGAAATTAAAATAAATCCTGTTGAAGCTTATGTTCTAGGCTGTTCTTTTTTATTTCATGATTTAGGAATGAGTCCCGCTATTTATAATGATTACTCTTCATTAAGGGAGACCGATTTGTGGAAAGATACCTACGCATATTTCATTAGGGAAACACACGCACAAGATGAAGCCCAACGAAAAGCTGATGAAGAAACTATTCGGAAACAGCACACCCTAAATGCAAAGGAATTACCCTTGTTCCGTTTCGAAGCTGAAAAGGGATTTAAAAAAGAGTACGCGTATCTTATTGAAAATCCTGATTTGAGAGAATCTTTTGGAAGTACTATTGGAGAAATTGCAGCAAGCCATGGTTTAGCCATGGATGAAATCGAAAAAGAGACTCTTAATGAAGAGATTTCTCCGTCTGGATTTCCGTCACAATGGAAATTGAGTCCATTAAAATTGGCTTGCATTCTTAGAATCGCCGACGCCATTCACATTACGGCCGACAGAACGCCCTATATTTTATGGTTTACGCAAAAATTAAACAATCAATCTCGTCTTCATTGGAATTTTCATTCTAAATTGCACAATCCCTCAGTTCAAAAAGGTCAATTAGTTTACATATCAAATTCAGCTTTCTCAAAATCCGAACGAGATAGTTGGTGGTTGTGTCACGACACGCTTAAAATGATAAATCAAGAACTCCGCGATGTCGACTTGCTATTTTCAAGATTAAACATTGAACCTTTAGGAGCCTATTGCGTAAAAGATATTGATTCACCGAAAGCTCTATCAACACATATTAAGGTCGATGGATGGACTCCTGTTGACATCCAAATGAAAGTGACAAACGTGTCTAGCCTCGTTCAATCGTTAGGTGGTGTAGCCCTATATGGCGACAACCAACTCGTTCCCTTAAGAGAAATGGTTCAGAACGCATCAGATGCAATTCGAGCACGTCGCAAAATGGATAACGAGGACGAATCTTGGGGTGATATCAACATTACCATAGATACAAGCTCAGAAGAACCATTTATTGAAGTTGAGGACACGGGAATTGGCATGTCAGAAAAGGTGTTAGCAGGACCTTTTCTTGATTTCGGGACCTCTTTTTGGCATTCAAGTTTAATGCGAGATGAACTCCCTGGATTAGAAAATTCGGGTTTTCAATCAACAGGGCATTTTGGGATAGGCTTTTACTCTGTTTTTATGTTAGGAGACAAGGTTACTGTAACCACACGAAGATATGATGAACATCGTGAAGACACTAGGGTTCTTGAATTTACAGCAGGATCTAAATCAAGGCCTTTATTAAGACGGGCTGAACAAAATGAATATATAAAAAACGGGGGTACAAAAATACGCGTACACCTAAAGGATCCTTCAAAATTAAGCGATGAACTTGCAGAAACAAAAGTCCCTATAGATTCTTATATAGCAAGTTTATTTTCATGCATGGATTGTAATATATACTTAACAACAAACATGACTAGTAAAAAAAAGATTATAAGCGCAAATGACTGGAAAACAATGGATCCATTTGATTTTCTTAAAAGGATACACGCGAATAATAAAAGAAAATATTATCACTTTGGTGATAAAGAAATCAATGATGCTTACTTAAAAGAAATCAGTTCTAGGGTAAGATTAGTAAAAAATCAAAAAGGAGACATCCTTGGTAGAGGATGTCTTGATGCAAACGTTGATGGATTCTTAACTGTTGGGGGGATAGCCGCCGGTAATACAAGGCGTTATATGGGCGTTTTAACGGCAACCTGTCATGAAGCAAATAGATATAGAGCATACCCATGTATTTCTGAAAGTGATTTCAAAAAATGGATTGAGGAGCAAGTAGAAATATTATCTGAAGACCTATCTTGGGAAAAAGATGATCCAGATTTCCAGATCGCATCTGTAGTACATGCTTTTTGTGCCAATACAAAGAATTTACACGTAGCATACTATAAGGGCAAACCAGTCAATTACAACGATATAAAACAAATAATCAATACCACAGCTTATAACAAGTATGTTATTTTTCAAAAAACAATGACTGACATTTTAGAAGAACACAATATTGTTTATAGTGACAATACATTCTGGAGTGTCTCTTTCATTCCCTATATTCTGAGATCTAGCAATTTTAGGATGTTAAGAACTTTTAATCGACATGATTATTTTCCGATTTACAAAGAAACCATGATTCTATCAACTATTATAGCAAAAGCATGTGCGGAAGTTTGGCAAGAAGACGTCAATCTCATAACGAAAGAAAGCACCATTGATCAACCAATTAAGGAAGTTGTCGGAACCATTTCTGGAAAAGAAATCATTGAAGCATGTGATTATGTCATAACAAAGTCACCGAAAGAAGCGCCCAATTAA
- a CDS encoding ATP-dependent Clp protease ATP-binding subunit, translating to MADINGIFSAKAKAALQAARIAARNLGSDSVTVEHLLFGLVREDSGFASETLKALKVNLTDLSETIQRALSTSGGLMTVGGDAHGGLLTFTPQCKAVLYNAAKIAKEEGVQFIGPEHLMLAILQQTDSPAAATLSTYNVTFENYQEMLMQIKHQADGQPMDEGQPEEEPRERYTQTRQASPQSRSKTPILEHFGRDLTAMARAGKLDPIIGREEEIERLIQILCRRKKNNPALIGEPGVGKTAIIEGLAQKIVQRKIPDLLANKRVVTLDVAAMVAGTKYRGQFEERVKGLIMELQRVGNSVILFIDELHTIVGAGGSEGSLDASNIFKPALARGELQCIGATTFDEYRKYIEKDPALERRFQTIVVNPPTVEDSIQILDGLRPKYEQHHNVRYTPDAVRAAVELGERYINERFLPDKAIDVLDEAGARVRLNSIKIPQDLQNMEDELGECLQKKEEAVANQDYASAAKFRAREEELQNSIAERKKQLQNEVSETPIVDENVIRDVISKMTGIPVRRLGGEEAKKLLHLGDEIKQRVIGQDQAVDAIVKSIRRSRAGIRNNKRPMGSFLFLGPTGVGKTELAKVLSKELFGSEDSLIRIDMSEYMEKHSVSRLIGAPPGYVGFEDGGGQLSEKVRKHPYSVVLLDEIEKAHPDIYNLLLQILDDGILTDSYGRKINFKNTIIIMTSNAGAREVRHSSGMGFTKMGETDDYERMETAIREEVKRVFSPEFLNRVDEQIVFRALSKHDLVSVVDIQMGFLQKNLSDRGILLEMSQEAKEFVVNHNYDSSLGARPIRRSIQNLVEDEIAEGLLLGTMTDFSTISVGVENGKLSFKCEKIKS from the coding sequence ATGGCAGATATCAACGGTATTTTTTCAGCTAAGGCAAAAGCCGCGCTTCAGGCGGCACGAATTGCGGCCCGTAATCTAGGGAGCGATAGCGTTACAGTTGAACATTTATTATTTGGTTTAGTTCGCGAAGATTCGGGCTTTGCTTCTGAAACATTGAAAGCCTTGAAGGTGAATCTGACGGATTTGAGCGAAACGATCCAACGTGCGCTTAGCACAAGTGGCGGTCTGATGACTGTTGGAGGGGATGCTCATGGCGGCCTTCTGACTTTTACTCCACAGTGCAAGGCGGTTCTTTACAATGCTGCCAAGATTGCAAAAGAGGAAGGTGTTCAGTTTATTGGTCCTGAACATTTGATGCTTGCCATTTTGCAACAGACTGATTCTCCGGCTGCGGCAACGCTTTCGACGTACAACGTGACGTTTGAAAACTATCAGGAAATGCTGATGCAAATAAAGCATCAGGCTGATGGTCAGCCGATGGATGAGGGTCAGCCTGAAGAGGAACCTCGTGAGCGTTATACGCAGACGCGTCAGGCATCTCCGCAGTCCCGCTCCAAGACGCCGATTCTCGAACATTTCGGTCGTGACCTCACGGCAATGGCTCGCGCAGGCAAGCTCGACCCGATTATTGGTCGTGAAGAAGAAATTGAACGTTTGATCCAGATTCTTTGCCGTCGTAAAAAGAACAACCCGGCGCTCATTGGCGAACCGGGCGTGGGCAAGACTGCAATTATTGAAGGGCTTGCACAAAAGATTGTGCAGCGCAAAATCCCGGATTTGCTCGCGAACAAGCGCGTGGTGACGCTTGACGTTGCCGCAATGGTGGCGGGTACAAAGTACCGTGGCCAGTTCGAAGAACGCGTGAAGGGGCTCATCATGGAACTCCAGCGCGTCGGCAATTCCGTGATCCTCTTTATTGATGAACTCCATACGATTGTGGGCGCAGGCGGTTCCGAAGGCAGCCTCGATGCTTCGAACATATTCAAGCCCGCTCTTGCTCGTGGTGAACTCCAGTGCATTGGCGCAACGACTTTTGACGAATACCGCAAGTACATCGAAAAGGACCCGGCTCTTGAACGCCGCTTCCAGACGATTGTCGTAAATCCGCCGACGGTTGAAGATTCCATCCAGATTCTCGATGGACTTCGCCCGAAGTATGAACAACATCATAATGTGCGTTATACGCCAGATGCGGTGCGAGCTGCTGTTGAACTTGGCGAGCGCTATATCAACGAGCGCTTCTTGCCGGACAAGGCAATTGACGTGCTCGATGAAGCGGGCGCTCGCGTACGCCTGAATTCCATCAAGATTCCGCAGGACTTGCAGAACATGGAAGACGAGCTTGGCGAATGCCTCCAGAAAAAGGAAGAAGCTGTCGCCAATCAGGATTACGCCTCTGCTGCGAAGTTCCGCGCCCGCGAAGAAGAATTGCAGAATAGCATTGCTGAACGCAAAAAGCAGCTTCAGAACGAGGTCTCTGAAACGCCGATTGTCGATGAGAACGTGATTCGCGATGTCATCAGCAAGATGACGGGAATCCCTGTCCGCAGGCTCGGTGGTGAAGAAGCGAAAAAGCTTTTGCATCTCGGTGATGAAATCAAGCAGCGCGTGATTGGCCAGGATCAGGCGGTAGATGCGATTGTGAAGTCCATCCGCCGTAGCCGTGCAGGCATCCGCAACAACAAGCGTCCGATGGGTAGCTTCTTGTTCCTTGGTCCGACGGGTGTCGGTAAGACCGAATTGGCGAAGGTCCTCAGCAAGGAACTTTTTGGAAGTGAAGATTCGCTTATCCGTATCGACATGAGCGAATACATGGAAAAGCATAGCGTGAGCCGCTTGATTGGTGCGCCTCCGGGATACGTGGGCTTCGAAGATGGCGGTGGCCAGCTGAGCGAAAAGGTGCGCAAGCATCCTTATTCTGTGGTGCTGCTCGATGAAATTGAAAAGGCTCATCCGGATATTTACAACTTGCTTCTCCAGATTTTGGACGATGGCATCTTGACCGATAGCTATGGTCGCAAGATCAACTTCAAGAATACGATTATCATCATGACGAGTAACGCCGGTGCCCGCGAAGTCCGCCATAGCAGTGGCATGGGCTTTACCAAGATGGGCGAGACTGACGATTACGAACGCATGGAAACCGCCATTCGAGAAGAAGTCAAGCGTGTGTTCTCTCCGGAATTCCTGAACCGCGTGGACGAGCAAATCGTGTTCCGTGCGCTTTCCAAGCATGACCTCGTTTCTGTCGTGGACATCCAGATGGGATTCTTGCAGAAGAATCTTTCCGATCGCGGAATCCTCTTGGAAATGAGTCAGGAGGCAAAGGAATTTGTTGTAAACCACAATTACGATTCTTCGCTGGGTGCACGTCCGATCCGTCGCTCGATCCAGAATCTGGTGGAAGACGAAATCGCCGAAGGGCTTTTGCTCGGAACGATGACGGACTTTTCCACGATTTCCGTGGGCGTCGAAAACGGCAAGCTTTCTTTTAAATGTGAGAAAATAAAATCTTAG
- the lysS gene encoding lysine--tRNA ligase, translating into MAMQDMNDQVMARLAKLDKFKEMGVDAYPHKFNRTHDSKVLKENKEALMVTKEPVAFAGRVVRFNRKGKMCFMHLKDRYGRLQVVVARDEVGEENYEIVKMTDLGDFIGVNGTMFETQSGEYSVRAEKVTMLSKAVRPLPVAKEKVDENGNKVVFNEFADVDTRYRQRYIDMALNDDVKEVFIKRSKIMQAIREYLIEKGFIEVETPTLQPIYGGANARPFTTHHNACDMTLYLRVAPELYLKRCIIGGMEKVFEFCKNFRNEGMDRTHSPEFTGLEFYEAYADYNDMMVHFENIYERACIAANGTTKINYQGKEIDFKAPWPRYSMIEAIEKFGGIKVNDMSDDEIKAKMEELGGHLDGEFTRGRGILELFDLTVEGKLIQPTIIKDMPTESTPLCKKHRTIAGLIEQFEPYANGWELGNAYTELNDPIRQRELLEDQVRRGRGGEGETHPMDENFMHAVESGLPPTGGVGFGIDRMVMLLTNQQTIRDVQLFPLMKPEV; encoded by the coding sequence ATGGCAATGCAAGATATGAATGACCAGGTGATGGCTCGCTTGGCTAAGCTCGACAAGTTCAAGGAAATGGGTGTGGATGCTTATCCGCACAAGTTTAACAGGACCCATGATTCCAAGGTTTTGAAGGAAAACAAGGAAGCCTTGATGGTGACCAAGGAACCGGTTGCATTTGCCGGCCGCGTTGTGCGTTTCAATCGCAAGGGTAAAATGTGCTTTATGCACCTCAAGGACCGCTATGGCCGCTTGCAGGTTGTGGTTGCCCGTGACGAAGTGGGCGAAGAAAACTACGAAATCGTGAAGATGACCGACCTCGGTGACTTCATCGGTGTGAACGGTACGATGTTCGAAACGCAGAGCGGTGAATACTCTGTGCGTGCCGAAAAGGTCACGATGCTTTCGAAGGCTGTGCGCCCGCTCCCGGTCGCCAAGGAAAAGGTTGACGAAAACGGCAACAAGGTCGTGTTCAACGAATTTGCCGACGTGGATACCCGCTACCGCCAGCGCTATATCGACATGGCCTTGAACGATGACGTGAAGGAAGTCTTCATCAAGCGTTCCAAGATCATGCAGGCTATCCGTGAATACCTCATCGAAAAGGGATTCATCGAAGTTGAAACCCCGACGCTGCAGCCGATTTACGGTGGTGCAAACGCTCGTCCGTTTACGACGCACCACAACGCTTGCGACATGACGCTTTACTTGCGTGTTGCTCCGGAACTTTACCTCAAGCGCTGCATCATCGGCGGTATGGAAAAGGTTTTCGAGTTCTGCAAGAACTTCCGCAACGAAGGTATGGACCGTACGCATAGCCCGGAATTCACTGGCCTCGAATTTTACGAAGCCTACGCCGACTACAACGACATGATGGTCCACTTCGAAAACATTTACGAACGCGCCTGCATTGCCGCTAACGGTACGACCAAGATCAACTACCAGGGCAAGGAAATCGACTTCAAGGCTCCGTGGCCGCGTTACAGCATGATCGAAGCCATTGAAAAGTTCGGTGGCATTAAGGTCAACGACATGAGCGACGACGAAATCAAGGCCAAGATGGAAGAACTCGGCGGTCACCTCGATGGTGAATTTACTCGTGGCCGTGGCATCTTGGAACTCTTCGATCTCACGGTGGAAGGCAAGCTCATCCAGCCGACGATCATCAAGGATATGCCGACCGAAAGCACGCCGCTCTGCAAGAAGCACCGCACGATTGCAGGCCTCATCGAACAGTTCGAACCGTATGCCAACGGCTGGGAACTCGGTAACGCTTATACCGAACTTAACGACCCGATCCGCCAGCGCGAACTCTTGGAAGACCAGGTGCGTCGTGGCCGTGGTGGTGAAGGTGAAACCCACCCGATGGACGAAAACTTCATGCATGCTGTGGAAAGCGGTCTTCCGCCGACGGGCGGCGTGGGCTTTGGCATCGACCGCATGGTTATGCTCCTCACGAACCAGCAGACCATCCGCGACGTGCAGCTCTTCCCGCTCATGAAGCCGGAAGTTTAG